The genomic segment CAGGTGATCTTGCCCACTTCCGAGCGAACCTGCTGGAGGAACTGAAGGGGGTTGGCCATGCGTCTCATCCTCATCTTGGCGGCGCGGGGCTGCCCCGCGCGACCGGGCTCAGATACAGTCTCACCGCCCCGATTTCAAGCCCGGCTTTGCCCGCAAGGGCCGCCGTGCAAGAGCATCGAAAGGGAGGGAGAACGGCTTGGCAGGGGTTGGGGGACTCGAACCCACGACCCTCGGTTTTGGAGACCGATGCTCTACCAACTGAGCTAAACCCCTAAGCCGTGGAGCGGGTGCTAAAGGAGCCGCGCGGGGAAATCAAGAGCGTTTTCGCCCGGGCCCGAAATTCTTCGCGCGCCATGAAAAAGGGCCGCCCGAAGGCGGCCCTCTCAACTCGGTAATCCCAAGGATTACTTGAGGATTTTCGAGACGACGCCGGCGCCGACGGTGCGGCCGCCTTCACGGATGGCGAAGCGCAGCTTCTCTTCCATCGCGATCGGGGCGATCAGCTCGACGGTGAACTTCAGGTTGTCGCCCGGCATCACCATCTCGGTGCCTTCCGGCAGCTTCACGGTCCCGGTCACGTCGGTCGTGCGGAAGTAGAACTGCGGACGGTAGTTCGCGAAGAACGGCGTGTGACGGCCGCCTTCTTCCTTGGTCAGGATGTAGGCCTCGGCTTCGAACTCGGTGTGCGGGGTCACCGAGCCCGGCTTCGCGAGGACCTGGCCACGCTCGACGCCGTCACGGTCAACGCCACGCAGCAGCGCGCCGATGTTGTCGCCCGCTTCGCCGCGATCGAGCAGCTTGCGGAACATTTCAACGCCCGTGCAGGTGGTTTTCTTGGTCGGACGGATCCCGATGATCTCGAGTTCGTCGCCGACGTTCACCGCGCCACGTTCCACACGGCCGGTCACCACGGTGCCGCGGCCCGAGATCGAGAACACGTCTTCGATCGGCATCAGGAACGGCTGGTCAACCGCACGCTCCGGCGTCGGGATGTACTCGTCCACCGCCGCGATCAGCGCACGGATCGAGTTCTCGCCGATCTCCGGGTCACGGCCTTCCATCGCCGCCAGAGCCGAGCCACGGACGATCGGAATATCGTCGCCGGGGTAGTCGTAGGACGACAGCAGTTCACGGATTTCCATCTCGACGAGCTCGAGCAGCTCCTCGTCATCCACCTGGTCGACCTTGTTCATGTAGACGACCATGTACGGGATGCCGACCTGACGGCCGAGCAGGATGTGCTCGCGGGTCTGCGGCATCGGGCCGTCAGCCGCGTTCACCACGAGGATCGCGCCGTCCATCTGCGCCGCGCCGGTGATCATGTTCTTCACATAGTCGGCGTGGCCGGGGCAGTCGACGTGCGCATAGTGACGCGTCGCCGATTCATATTCAACGTGCGCGGTCGAGATCGTGATCCCGCGGGCTTTCTCTTCCGGCGCGCCGTCGATCTGGTCGTAGGCCTTGAACTCACCGAAATACTTCGTGATCGCAGCCGTCAGAGTCGTTTTGCCGTGGTCAACGTGGCCGATCGTGCCGATGTTGACGTGCGGTTTCGTCCGTTCAAACTTTGCCTTTGCCATATCGCGGGCGCCTCTGGTTCGGGGGCCGGAATTGGCCCGTGTCAATATCGCGGGCTACCTATTGCCAGAACGAGGAAAAATCAAGCCCGGTTCGTCAAATCCGACGTGCGGAAACGCCGCCGCCTCGCCCCTGCGCCCCGCGCCCGGGCCCGCGGGGGCAAGCGCGCGCGATTTTCCCCGCGCGCGGTGCGGCCGGGGCGCTATAGTCGGACCGAAGCGACCCAAGGAGAGCCCTCGATGTCGATGATGAAAACCCTCGTGAAAGTGGCGATCGGCGTGGCCGTGGCCAAAGGCATGTCCTCGATGACCGGCGCCGCGACCTCCGCCCCGCGCCGCAGCGCCCCGCGCAAGTCCACCGGCCTTGAAGACATGATGGGCGCGATTCTCGGCGGATCGGGCGGCGCGCGGCAAAGCGCCGGCGGCATCGGCGATCTCTTGAGCGAACTGGGCGGCGCCGGCACCGCCCGGCGCACCACCACCCGCCGCACCCGCACCGATGAGAACGCGCTCGGCGGGCTTCTGACCCAGCTCGGCGCAGGCGCCGCGGCGGGCGGGCTCGGCGGGCTGCTCGGCGGCATGCTCGGCGCAGGCGCGGGCGGCCTCGGCGCAAGCCTGAACTCCGCCTTCGCCAACAAGGGCGAGCCCGACACGCCCCCCTCGCCCGCCGCGGACGCCACCGCCGCGCTCCTCCTCAAGGCAATGATCCAGGCCGCGAAATCCGATGGCCAGATCGACGCGCAGGAACAGGAAAAGCTGATGGCCCACCTCGGCGAGGTGAGCGAAGCCGAACGCGCCTTCGTCGCCCGCGAACTCGAGGCGCCCGTCGATGTCGAGGCCCTCGCCCGCGCCGTGCCCGAGGGGCTCGAACCCCAAGTCTACACGATGTCGGCAATGGCGATCGAACTCGACGAACAATCCGAGGCCCAATACCTGCACAGCCTCGCCGAAGCGCTCGGCCTCGCCCCCGCCGAGGTCAACGCGATCCATGAAAAGATCGGGGCCCCGGCGCTTTACGCCTGAGGCCCCTTCATCTTGCCAAAAATATCCTGGGGGTGCGGGGGCAAAGCCCCTGCCCTTCCGCTCAGGTGAACTTGTTGTCCCGCGGGAAGCCGCGCGGCGCCATCCGCCCCGCCGTCGCCCGCTTGGCCAGCCATTCGGAGAGATCGGCCTCGCTCCGCGTGCGCCCCGCCGGATCCTTCCAGCTCAACCCCTCGGCCAGCCGGAAGGTGATCGCATCGACGAGCCCACCATCCTTATACTTTTGCAACCGCACGCCCTTGCCCCGCGCCATCTCCGGCAGCTCCTCGAGCGGGAAGACCAAAAGCTTGCGGTTCTCGCCCACGCAGGCGACATGATCCCCCGCCACCGGCGCACAGACCTGCCACCGCGCGCCCTCGCGCAGGTTCAGAACCTGCTTGCCCGCCCGCGTCTGCGCCACCAGCTCCTCGGCCGGCACGACAAACCCGTCGCCATCCGAGGACACGACGAGGAATTTCTCGCCCGCCTTCGGCACCATCAGATGGGTGATCTCGGCCTCATTGGGCAGATCGACCATCAGCCGCAGGGGCTCGCCCATGCCGCGCCCGCCGGGCAGGTTGGCGCCGAGCACCGTATAAGCCCGCCCGTTCGACGCCAGCGCCACGATCCGGTCGATCGTCTCGGCATGGAGCACGAACCCCGGCCCGTCTCCGTCCTTGAACTTCACCTCGGCGTCGAGCGCCTGATGGCCCTTCATCGCCCGGATCCAGCCCATCTTCGACAGGATCACGGTGATCGGCTCGCGCTCGATCATCGCCTCGATCGGCACCTCCTCGACCTCGGCCGCATCGGCAAACGAGGTCCGCCGCGCGCCGCCGGGCGCGGCCTTGCCGAACTGCTTGCGGATCTCCTTCAGCTCGGTCGTGATCCGGCCCCATTGCGCTTTCTCCGAGGCGAGAAGCCCCTCGAGATCGGCCCGCTCGGCGAGCAGCCCGTCGCGCTCGGCGCGCAGCTCCATCTCCTCGAGCCGGCGCAGGCTGCGCAGGCGCATGTTGAGGATCGCCTCGGCCTGCACCTCGTTGAGGAACACCCGATCGCCATCCACCACCGCCCAGTTTTCCGCCATCAGCGCGGGCTTGGGCTCATCCTCGGTGCGGATGATCTCGATCACCCGGTCGAGGTTGAGATAGGCGATGATATAGCCACCCAAGACCTCGAGCCGATGCGCGATCTTCTCCAGCCGATGTCCCGCGCGCCGGCACAGAACCTCGCGCCGGTGGTCGAGGAAGGCGCGCAGCACCTCCTTGAGCGAGCACACTTTCGGCACCTTGCCGTCGATCAGCACGTTCATGTTGAGCGAGAATCGCACCTCGAGATCGGAGTTGCGGAACAACATCCCCATCAGCATCTCGGGCTCGATCGTGCGCGCCCGCGGCTCGAGCACGATCCGCACATCATCGGCCGATTCGTCGCGCACATCGGCGAGCGCAGGCACCTTCTTGGTCTGAATGAGCTCCGCCAGCCGCTCGATCAGCTTCGATTTCTGCACCTGATAGGGGATCTCGGTGACCACGATCTGCCAGTTGCCGCGGCCCAGATCCTCACGCTCCCACCGCGCGCGCAGCCGGAACGCGCCGCGCCCCGTGCGATAGCTCTCGCGGATCGACTCGCGCGGCTCGACGATCACGCCGCCGGTCGGGAAATCCGGCCCCGGTATCAGATCGACAAGCGCATCCTCGGCGATCTCGGGGGCCTTGATCATCGCGAGACACCCCTCGACCAGCTCGTCGAGGTTATGCGGCGGGATATTCGTCGCCATGCCGACCGCGATGCCGCTCGCGCCATTGGCCAAGAGGTTCGGGAAGGCCGCCGGCAGAACCACCGGCTCCTCGAGCGTGCCATCGTAATTGGGCCGGAAATCGACCGCGTTTTCCGCCAGCCCATCGAGCAGCGCCTCGGAGGGATGCGCGAGCCGCGCCTCGGTATAACGCGAGGCCGCCGGGCCATCGCCGTCGATATTGCCGTAATTCCCCTGCCCGTCGACGAGCGGATAGCGCATCGCGAAATCCTGCGCGAGCCGCGCCATCGCGTCATAGATCGCCGCATCGCCATGGGGGTGATAGTTGCCCATCACATCGCCCGAAATCTTCGCGGATTTGCGGAAGCCCCCGGTCGGCGAGAGCTTCAGCTCGCGCATCGCGAAGAGGATCCGCCGGTGCACGGGCTTGAGCCCGTCGCGCGCATCAGGCAGCGCGCGGTGCATGATCGTCGAGAGCGCATAGGTCAGATAGCGCTCGCCGATCGCGCGGCTGAGGGGCTCCGAAGAGGTGGAGGGGTGCGGGACATCGTCATCTTGGCTCATGCGCCCGGTGTAATTCGCCCCCGCGCCCCGGTCCAGCCGCAAAGCTGCGCCGCGGCGGGCAAAATACGCGCCGGGTGGGAACCAATCGCGAAGTTTCACATTCCCTTGAGGAAGCCGGATCGGAAATAGGGTATCATGGACCTGTTTGGTGAGTCCGAGTGGTTTGGGGGTGTGTCATGCTGAAAATGTCTTTGCTTACGCTGGTTGGTCTTTATGCGATCCTCGCGGTCGCGGGGCGCGAGGCGCCCGGCCCGGCGCCGGTCGCGGTGCCCGAGGCGGCCAGCGCGCAGATCGAACGCCCCGCGCCGGTGGCGGCGGTGACGCCCGCGGCGCTGATCGAAACGCCGGACGCCGCCGCGCGCCCGGCCGCGCTGATCGTGGCGCAGCCCGCCGCGGTGCGGATGCCCGGCCCCGCGCTGCGCCCCGCGCCCGAATATCGCCGCCCCGAACCGCTCGCCGCCGCCCCTGCCGGCGCCGCGCTCTACCGGGTGATCGCGACGCGGCTCAACGTGCGCGCCACCCCCGGCGGCGCGGTGCTCGATCAGGTCACCGCCGGCGAAGAGGTGCTCGTCACCGCCGCGCAAGGCGCCTGGATGAAGATCCGCATCGAGGGCGATGGCGTCGAGGGCTGGGTCTCGGGCAAACTCCTCGCCCCCGCGCGCTGAGAAACCCGCCGCTTGCATCGGCGCGCGCCCGCCCCTATCCCCTTGGGGCGGACACGAAGGGGGCGCGCATGGCCAAGACGATCCTGATCACCGGCTGTTCCTCGGGCATCGGTTATGACGCGGCGCATGGGCTGGCAAAAGCCGGCTGGAAGGTCTTTGCGACCTGCCGGCGCGAGGAAGATTGCGCACGGCTGCGCGCCGAGGGGCTGACCTCCTTCGTGCTCGACGTGGCCGACCCGAGCTCGATCGAGGCGGGGTTCAACGAGGCGCTGGCCCGCGGCCGCGGCCGGCTCGACGCGCTCTACAACAACGCCGCCTTCGCCTGCCCCGGCGCCGTCGAAGACCTGCCCGCGGGCGCGCTGCGCGAGATCTTCGAGACCAACCTGTTCGGCCTGCATGACCTCACCACCCGCGCGATCAAGGTCATGCGCGCCCAGGGCTCGGGCCGGATCTTGCAATGTTCCTCGGTGCTTGGCCTCGTCGGCATCCGCTGGCGCGGCGCCTATGTCGCGACGAAATTCGCCCTCGAAGGGCTCACCGACGTGCTGCGCCTCGAGATGCGCGACACGCCGGTGCGGATCATCACCATCAACCCGGGCCCGATCCCCTCGAAGATCCGCGTCAACTCGATCCCGCATTTCGAGCGCTGGATCGACTGGCGCGCCTCGGCCCGGCGCGCGCAATACGAGAGCTCGCTGCTCAAACGCCTCTATGAGCCCTCGGGCAAGAAAGACGCCTTCGAGCTGCCGCCTGCGGCGGTGACGGCGGCGATTTTGCGCGCGCTCGAGGCGGAAAACCCGAAATCGCACTATTATGTCACCGGCGCCACGCATCTGGCCTCGTGGATCCGCCGCCTCGCGCCGCCCCGGCTGCGTGATTGGCTGCTGGCCAAAGGCTAACAACATCTAGGGGAAGAGATGGTCGTTCTAAACAAGATCTACACAAAAACCGGCGATGCGGGCGAGACCGCGCTCGTCAATGGCGCACGGGTGAGCAAGGCCTGCCCGCGGGTGCAGGCCTATGGCACGGTCGATGAGCTGAACTCGGTGCTGGGCATGGCGCGGCTCCATGCGACGGACGAAACCGCGGCGGCGCTGGCGCGGATCCAGAACGATCTCTTCGATCTCGGCGCCGATCTGGCGCGCCCCGAGATGGCCAAGGACGCCGAGGCGGGCTACCCGGTGCTGCGGGTGATCGCGACCCAGGTCGAGCGGCTCGAGACCGAGATCGACGCGATGGTGGCGCGGCTCGAACCCTTGCGCAGCTTCATCCTGCCCGGCGGCAGCGCGCTCGCCGCGAACCTGCACCTCGCCCGCACGGTCGCGCGCCGCGCCGAGCGCGAGGCGGTGGCGCTCGCCGCCGAGGGCGACGCCAACCCGCTCGCGGTGAAATATCTCAACCGCCTCTCGGATTGGTTCTTCTGCGCCGCGCGCATCGCCAATGACGACGGCCGCGCCGATATCCTCTGGGTGCCGGGCGCAAACCGCTGACATGACCCGGGCGGAATTTGGGGAACCTTTTCCGCCCGTGCGCGTTCACTCTCCGAAAGCGGACCCCCGCCAGCCCAGGAGACAGCCATGAAAACCAAGCTCGCCCTCATCCTCCTCCCCGCCACGCTCGCGCTCGGCGCCTGCATGCAAACCCAGGCCGACCGCACCATGGTCGGCGCCACCGCCACCGGCGCGGCCGCGGGCGCGCTGCTCAACGACAATGACCCGGCCAAGGGCGCGCTGATCGGCGGCGCGGTGGGCGCCGCGGCCGGCATGCTGATCAACAACACCAAGAACGATCAGGGCCAGTGCCAGTATCAGGACGCCTACGGCAACCGCTACTGGGCCGCGTGCTGAGCCCCACCGCAAGATCTCGATCCCCCGAGCCAGCCCGCCGCACCCCGGCGGGCTTTCTCATGCCCTGCGGAAATTTGCGCATCTCGGAGTCATTTTTGCGATTCCGCCCCGCGACGTGACGTAGCGACACGCCAAAGCGACGATTTTAGGCTGTCCCTTCGCCAAACGCTCTTGTAACAAAATTGCCGAGAACAAGTCGGGCCGCCCCCGGGCGGCGGAATCAACGGTAGGGAGTGCGTGCCCATGAAGGTCCTGGTGCCTGTGAAGCGCGTGATCGACTATAACGTGAAGGTTCGCGTGAAAGCGGATGGCACGGGCGTCGATCTCGCCAACGTCAAGATGTCGATGAACCCCTTTGACGAGATTGCCGTCGAAGAGGCGATCC from the Rhodobacter xanthinilyticus genome contains:
- the tuf gene encoding elongation factor Tu, whose translation is MAKAKFERTKPHVNIGTIGHVDHGKTTLTAAITKYFGEFKAYDQIDGAPEEKARGITISTAHVEYESATRHYAHVDCPGHADYVKNMITGAAQMDGAILVVNAADGPMPQTREHILLGRQVGIPYMVVYMNKVDQVDDEELLELVEMEIRELLSSYDYPGDDIPIVRGSALAAMEGRDPEIGENSIRALIAAVDEYIPTPERAVDQPFLMPIEDVFSISGRGTVVTGRVERGAVNVGDELEIIGIRPTKKTTCTGVEMFRKLLDRGEAGDNIGALLRGVDRDGVERGQVLAKPGSVTPHTEFEAEAYILTKEEGGRHTPFFANYRPQFYFRTTDVTGTVKLPEGTEMVMPGDNLKFTVELIAPIAMEEKLRFAIREGGRTVGAGVVSKILK
- a CDS encoding tellurite resistance TerB family protein is translated as MSMMKTLVKVAIGVAVAKGMSSMTGAATSAPRRSAPRKSTGLEDMMGAILGGSGGARQSAGGIGDLLSELGGAGTARRTTTRRTRTDENALGGLLTQLGAGAAAGGLGGLLGGMLGAGAGGLGASLNSAFANKGEPDTPPSPAADATAALLLKAMIQAAKSDGQIDAQEQEKLMAHLGEVSEAERAFVARELEAPVDVEALARAVPEGLEPQVYTMSAMAIELDEQSEAQYLHSLAEALGLAPAEVNAIHEKIGAPALYA
- the parC gene encoding DNA topoisomerase IV subunit A, which gives rise to MSQDDDVPHPSTSSEPLSRAIGERYLTYALSTIMHRALPDARDGLKPVHRRILFAMRELKLSPTGGFRKSAKISGDVMGNYHPHGDAAIYDAMARLAQDFAMRYPLVDGQGNYGNIDGDGPAASRYTEARLAHPSEALLDGLAENAVDFRPNYDGTLEEPVVLPAAFPNLLANGASGIAVGMATNIPPHNLDELVEGCLAMIKAPEIAEDALVDLIPGPDFPTGGVIVEPRESIRESYRTGRGAFRLRARWEREDLGRGNWQIVVTEIPYQVQKSKLIERLAELIQTKKVPALADVRDESADDVRIVLEPRARTIEPEMLMGMLFRNSDLEVRFSLNMNVLIDGKVPKVCSLKEVLRAFLDHRREVLCRRAGHRLEKIAHRLEVLGGYIIAYLNLDRVIEIIRTEDEPKPALMAENWAVVDGDRVFLNEVQAEAILNMRLRSLRRLEEMELRAERDGLLAERADLEGLLASEKAQWGRITTELKEIRKQFGKAAPGGARRTSFADAAEVEEVPIEAMIEREPITVILSKMGWIRAMKGHQALDAEVKFKDGDGPGFVLHAETIDRIVALASNGRAYTVLGANLPGGRGMGEPLRLMVDLPNEAEITHLMVPKAGEKFLVVSSDGDGFVVPAEELVAQTRAGKQVLNLREGARWQVCAPVAGDHVACVGENRKLLVFPLEELPEMARGKGVRLQKYKDGGLVDAITFRLAEGLSWKDPAGRTRSEADLSEWLAKRATAGRMAPRGFPRDNKFT
- a CDS encoding SH3 domain-containing protein, whose product is MLKMSLLTLVGLYAILAVAGREAPGPAPVAVPEAASAQIERPAPVAAVTPAALIETPDAAARPAALIVAQPAAVRMPGPALRPAPEYRRPEPLAAAPAGAALYRVIATRLNVRATPGGAVLDQVTAGEEVLVTAAQGAWMKIRIEGDGVEGWVSGKLLAPAR
- a CDS encoding SDR family NAD(P)-dependent oxidoreductase yields the protein MAKTILITGCSSGIGYDAAHGLAKAGWKVFATCRREEDCARLRAEGLTSFVLDVADPSSIEAGFNEALARGRGRLDALYNNAAFACPGAVEDLPAGALREIFETNLFGLHDLTTRAIKVMRAQGSGRILQCSSVLGLVGIRWRGAYVATKFALEGLTDVLRLEMRDTPVRIITINPGPIPSKIRVNSIPHFERWIDWRASARRAQYESSLLKRLYEPSGKKDAFELPPAAVTAAILRALEAENPKSHYYVTGATHLASWIRRLAPPRLRDWLLAKG
- a CDS encoding cob(I)yrinic acid a,c-diamide adenosyltransferase, whose amino-acid sequence is MVVLNKIYTKTGDAGETALVNGARVSKACPRVQAYGTVDELNSVLGMARLHATDETAAALARIQNDLFDLGADLARPEMAKDAEAGYPVLRVIATQVERLETEIDAMVARLEPLRSFILPGGSALAANLHLARTVARRAEREAVALAAEGDANPLAVKYLNRLSDWFFCAARIANDDGRADILWVPGANR
- a CDS encoding YMGG-like glycine zipper-containing protein — encoded protein: MKTKLALILLPATLALGACMQTQADRTMVGATATGAAAGALLNDNDPAKGALIGGAVGAAAGMLINNTKNDQGQCQYQDAYGNRYWAAC